The stretch of DNA AGAACTAGGGCTCTCTGTCGTACGAGCAGTAATTCCCGGTTTTCATCCGTTATTCATGGGGTATGGGATTCGTGCCTTAGGAGGATCTCGTCTATGGGAAGTGCCGCAAAAACTCGGACACCCTGGTGTGAAACGCGCTTCTGGCGACAACCCTGTGCCTCACCCTTATCCATAAGGAGGCCTGCACAACGTGACGCGTACAGTATGGAATGATCTCTTCCGCGCAGAAGGAACTGAGGACCCGCTCTGGGAACTGTTCCACGAGAATTCGAAAATCTCTCGCTATGGAAGTTTCCTTCCGAACGAGGTTGTCCTCGCTCGAATGGAGCAACTGCTTGAATCGCTCGTATTCGACCAATATCCCGAAGTGAAACTCCCGACGTCCTTCTCTCCGCTTAACCTCACCCTCAAAGACGCTATCACTTCGCGTGTGAGTGCTCGGGCTATGAAGCCGTGTCCGCTTACGGTGGAAAACCTGGCGACCTTGTTGCATTACGCCTACGGTGTGACACGGGACAACACGGACACCGTTTTTCCACGGCCGTTTCGTACCGTGCCTTCGGGTGGGGCGCTCTACCCACTTGAGATCTTCTTTCACAGCTCGCACATCGCTGATGCTCCAGCAGGGCTGTATCACTATAGTCCTGCTCGGCACAGTTGTCGTCGTATACACGACGGCGACCTTGCTCCTCGACTTTCTTCCGCGTTTGTCCAGAGTTCGATTCCTACCGAAGCTTCGGTGCTGTTGTTTCTCACCGCCATGTTTGAGCGCTCGACGTTTAAGTACGGCGCACGTGGCTATCGGTTTACGCTCTTAGAGGCAGGACATGTTGCCCAGAACCTTAATCTAGTTGCCACGGCTCTGGGCCTTGGGTGCACGAATGTCGGGGGATTTTTTGATCGTCACCTTGATGAAATACTCGGACTTGATGGCGTGAACCATTCGACCATTTATGTCGTTGCCATTGGCGAGCGCCAGGATGAACCGCCAGAAACACGTGGACTCGTGTAACGTATGGTGAGTTCTCGCCTGGTTCCTATCTCACGTGCTCCTGGCATGCTGAAAGTGGATGGGATTCGCGCGCTCACGCTCGCGTCGCTGTGGCAGACCCTGAACGACTTACAGTACCCAATCGATGTCATTGCCTCTGATATCAGCCTTGGCGTATGGCGAGGACAACAAGTTGCTGCTGAGTTGTATGCTCAGCTTGAGCTAGTGTTGCCACCCCCACAGCAAGTGCTTCCGGCAATGGGCCGATCAATTGTGTGGGATGAACCGCTTCCATATGCAGATGTGATTGGGACCTGGATTGATGCTGAGGCTAGTGGTGATCGTACGACACGAACCGCCTTAGACCTGGCTTCTCGCCTGGTTGTGAAGTTGAAGGATAGTCCACCACGGACCGTAGTAGTGTTTGGTCCACGTGCCGGGTTGTCATGGGAAACTGAAAATACTCTCTTTTTACGGTTTCTCGCGCAAGGGCTTAACGACACGGACAGTCGTCTTGTGTTGGTGCATACCGACAACGACGCTGCAGTTGTTCCTGAAAATTGGCAAGTCCAATGGACCCCTGCTTACAGTGATGGGAAACTCCCGGTCACTAAAAGTTTGTGTCGACTGGTACCAGGGATCCTGCACCCGCATGTCGCTACAATGCTTGCTACCACGCAAGACACAGGGGACCGACTCGGATTCTCGCTGGCCAACGGGCATGTCCTGGTTGCGCCGGAACATCGGTTGGCTCCTCGGACGGTCTCTCGCTTTGCGTACGATCAACTTGCGGCCAAAACGAAGGGGGGCTCGTTGGATTGGCTCCACGCGTACGCCTTGTTTTTTGGTAACAACCTGTATGCGCAACCACTTTTTCTGTGTAAGGAAGCCTGGCAGCGGTTCGCGGAGGGCGGTTATGGTATTGCCTTACGATTGATGGAGCGCGCTATCGCGTGTGCCCCGACTCTGGAACAGCAAGGTTTCTTTCGCGCGCAAGCACAAGGGATACGGATTGGCCTGCTGCGTTTTGCCGAAGCCACTGGAGAGGAAGATCCCTCTCCAGCTTTGGCGCCGGCAGTACGAGGGTTTCTGTTGCAAAGCAAAGGATGGGGGCTAGTGATGGGAGGTTCTCCCGCTCTTGCCGCTTCCTATTTTCAACAAGCACGCGAACTATTAGCGCCGTATTATGAAGGACAGCGTGAATTCTTGTATCTCCTCAACATTTCGGCACTTAGCCGTCTAGAAAGTGGGGATTTCACAGGCGCGTTAGAAATCGAAGCGCAAATCGAAGCGCAAGCCTCGAGGCAAGAGGCACACGACTGGCATCTGGAGTATGTCAACGCCATCAACATTGCACGATTGCATCGTCGTAATCGTGATCTCGCATCAGCTGAACGCTATTACCGTAAAGCGTTTGAAACGACATTAGGCGCAAAGTCGGAGAGCGATGCAGTGTACTGCAATTTCTGCTTCGCGCGAGTTTATCAACAACGTGGACAGGCAACCGAGGCGTTCCAAGCGTACTTGCGCACCGTTTTGCACTGGCTTTCTAGCCGTGCTCCGGAAGCGCTTGCGCCGCGGGTGGCGAAAGCCATACTCGGACGCACTCCCCCGGTTAGTGAAGATTTACCAGAAGCGATCTCGGCTGCTCTGACCTCATGCCTCCTATCGGCAGCTGCGGAACTTCCGCAGCAAATTGCCCTTGCTCGTCTGGCTGATAGAGATGCGATACAGCACCTGCCAGCACCAGCATTTCTACGAACCAACGAGGCTGAATACTCAACCTTTTGTGGGGCAGTGACTGCGCTGGTCGGTTCGCCGGGGTGGAGTGTTGGAGTGATACCGTGGGATGTTCCTTCTCAATGCACTGGAGAACACCATACCCAGTTGCGAGCTGTGACGTTCTCTTTGCTTCAGGACCTGATGCCTACGTCGCGGCTTTCGGCAAAAGATGCTTTGGTGGTGGATGATAGTGTAGGGTACGAGATTGCGGGGACGCTTTTAACGATGGTCGACACGGCACTTCGTTATGACATTGAAACAGTGATCAGCGGAGCTAGTGTCGTGACCCTTGATCCAGAAATGCGTCGTCAACTGACGTTGCAATCTCACGTCCGCTTTAGTGACGCGGTTGCCAGAGTGGAACAGCAAAGCACCCAAGAGCTGATCTACTTTAAGCGCTATTTCTCTCCGCGCCGACTAACATTCCGTGAGCATTGGCTTGGCAAGGCACTCCAGGAATCGCCGACTGTAGAAGACCTATGGCGTCAGCATGGTCAAGACGAATCACAGGAGACATTCCTCTCCATGATTCGTACGTTGGAGCGAGAGCGGATTATTGTCCTCTCTGTCCATGAAAAGGCGTTGGCGTTTGGGGAACAGAGAAAGGAATTACATCATGGGTGAAGAAAGATCTCCTCGGAGTAATATGGCAGGAATGGCTTTCG from Deltaproteobacteria bacterium encodes:
- a CDS encoding SagB/ThcOx family dehydrogenase; this encodes MEQLLESLVFDQYPEVKLPTSFSPLNLTLKDAITSRVSARAMKPCPLTVENLATLLHYAYGVTRDNTDTVFPRPFRTVPSGGALYPLEIFFHSSHIADAPAGLYHYSPARHSCRRIHDGDLAPRLSSAFVQSSIPTEASVLLFLTAMFERSTFKYGARGYRFTLLEAGHVAQNLNLVATALGLGCTNVGGFFDRHLDEILGLDGVNHSTIYVVAIGERQDEPPETRGLV
- a CDS encoding tetratricopeptide repeat protein, yielding MVSSRLVPISRAPGMLKVDGIRALTLASLWQTLNDLQYPIDVIASDISLGVWRGQQVAAELYAQLELVLPPPQQVLPAMGRSIVWDEPLPYADVIGTWIDAEASGDRTTRTALDLASRLVVKLKDSPPRTVVVFGPRAGLSWETENTLFLRFLAQGLNDTDSRLVLVHTDNDAAVVPENWQVQWTPAYSDGKLPVTKSLCRLVPGILHPHVATMLATTQDTGDRLGFSLANGHVLVAPEHRLAPRTVSRFAYDQLAAKTKGGSLDWLHAYALFFGNNLYAQPLFLCKEAWQRFAEGGYGIALRLMERAIACAPTLEQQGFFRAQAQGIRIGLLRFAEATGEEDPSPALAPAVRGFLLQSKGWGLVMGGSPALAASYFQQARELLAPYYEGQREFLYLLNISALSRLESGDFTGALEIEAQIEAQASRQEAHDWHLEYVNAINIARLHRRNRDLASAERYYRKAFETTLGAKSESDAVYCNFCFARVYQQRGQATEAFQAYLRTVLHWLSSRAPEALAPRVAKAILGRTPPVSEDLPEAISAALTSCLLSAAAELPQQIALARLADRDAIQHLPAPAFLRTNEAEYSTFCGAVTALVGSPGWSVGVIPWDVPSQCTGEHHTQLRAVTFSLLQDLMPTSRLSAKDALVVDDSVGYEIAGTLLTMVDTALRYDIETVISGASVVTLDPEMRRQLTLQSHVRFSDAVARVEQQSTQELIYFKRYFSPRRLTFREHWLGKALQESPTVEDLWRQHGQDESQETFLSMIRTLERERIIVLSVHEKALAFGEQRKELHHG